A window of the Alnus glutinosa chromosome 4, dhAlnGlut1.1, whole genome shotgun sequence genome harbors these coding sequences:
- the LOC133865569 gene encoding uncharacterized protein LOC133865569, with protein sequence MKFNCHPISHGTSSMLQHIRKSCTKYHGRFDKIQSKLSFEAKREGQAAVSEGSSGNLVIVKFNALKIRVAISKMIIVDELPFRFVEGEGFQDFIKTVEPRLSIPSRFTITRDCFKLFMYEKEKLRGMFLTSGVRHFHYQADNASSNDAALEYLRKRSAHKPGAILENQFIHVRWNSTFKMFEGVGKCQSAFELMEELDGYYGLALWDGKNGLRPPNCDDWARIKVFLKFLEIFYEATMRLLGPLYVTCNMYIEEVSAIQLHLQEYCDSDDYILSFMAEKMMSNVEQCNEMIIKLKNHLQKLYDYFDTSDSVSQGEHSGALPQGSLNVRETEKRTYKLMNRYSKLMTSNSDVQHKSELDRYLTEEIEKLNENFDILNW encoded by the exons ATGAAGTTTAATTGTCACCCTATAAGCCATGGTACTTCATCTATGTTACAACATATCAGGAAAAGCTGTACAAAGTATCATGGTAGGTTTGATAAGATACAATCAAAGTTAAGCTTTGAGGCtaaaagggaaggacaagcggCAGTGAGTGAAGGATCTAGTGGTAACCTTGTGATTGTTAAGTTTAATGCTTTAAAAATAAGGGTAGCAATTTCTAAGATGATCATAGTGGATGAGTTGCCATTTAGGTTTGTGGAAGGTGAAGGGTTTCAGGACTTCATAAAAACAGTTGAACCTAGGCTTTCAATTCCTTCCCGTTTTACTATAACGAGGGATtgttttaagctctttatgtatGAGAAAGAAAAGTTGAGGGGAATGTTCTTGACATCTGGTGTTCgg CATTTTCACTATCAAGCTGATAATGCTTCTTCTAATGATGCTGCTTTGGAGTACTTGAGGAAGAGAAGTGCTCATAAGCCTGGTGCCATATTAGAGAATCAGTTTATACAtgtgag atggaactctacatttAAGATGTTTGAAGGTGTAGGAAAATGTCAAAGTGCTTTTGAACTTATGGAAGAATTGGATGGATATTATGGTCTTGCGTTGTGGGATGGTAAAAATGGTTTAAGACCTCCTAATTGTGATGATTGGGCTCGTATTAaggtttttctcaagtttctcgaaattttttatgaagccacaaTGCGACTTTTGGGGCCTTTGTATGTGACATGTAATATGTACATTGAAGAAGTTTCTGCCATTCAACTAcatttacaagaatattgtGACAGTGATGATTATATATTGAGTTTTATGGCAGAGAAAATGATGTCGAA TGTTGAGCAATGCAATGAAatgataataaaattgaaaaaccacCTTCAAAAATTATATGATTACTTCGACACTAGCGATAGTGTATCTCAAGGTGAACATAGTGGTGCACTTCCTCAAGGTTCCTTAAATGTAAGAGAAACTGAGAAACGTACATATAAATTGATGAATAGGTACTCAAAGCTCATGACTTCTAATAGTGATGTTCAACACAAATCGGAGTTAGATCGGTATTTGACGGAGGAGATTGAAAAACTAAATGAGAACttcgatattttaaattggtga